The following are encoded together in the Labrus mixtus chromosome 2, fLabMix1.1, whole genome shotgun sequence genome:
- the clrn2 gene encoding clarin-2, producing MLCRHYVKLFSITRITSRGRHGDQALTHGDRRVCVALAAQRRVTSLGAAWARKMPSLWKRITFSVASVLCVGSVVLLVVALSTEQWVTGRILCKTGAEIVNASDPELEQFIGDIYYGLFQGGKSKKCGLGKRSSKIYIFPKLVRTLNGGLHMMVILFLLVAMGFAMVSLSFCIYNARKVPYQSIKGHKGLYLWNFIAALFGALALLCFLAALRHHSLTERVANFHENLFVLVVLDDSLDWSFWLGVGSIGSHFAACGVVAMSRIKLPKPEIKKPEEPTISSLDLLY from the exons ATGCTCTGTCGTCATTACGTAAAGCTCTTTAGTATCACCCGGATCACCAGCAGAGGTCGCCATGGAGACCA AGCATTAACTCATGGTGATCGCCGGGTGTGCGTCGCGCTCGCTGCCCAGCGTCGTGTTACCTCCCTCGGGGCAGCATGGGCTCGTAAGATGCCTTCTCTGTGGAAACGGATAACCTTCTCGGTGGCCTCGGTGCTCTGTGTCGGCTCCGTGGTCCTGCTGGTAGTGGCCCTGTCCACGGAGCAGTGGGTGACGGGAAGGATTCTGTGTAAGACCGGGGCGGAGATAGTGAACGCTTCAGACCCGGAGCTGGAACAGTTCATCGGGGATATTTACTACGGTTTGTTCCAGGGAGGAAAGAGCAAAAAGTGCGGACTGGGCAAGAGGAGTTCCAAAATCTACA TTTTCCCAAAGCTTGTGCGGACATTAAACGGTGGTCTTCACATGATGGTGATCCTTTTCCTGCTGGTGGCTATGGGCTTTGCCATGGTCAGCCTGTCATTCTGCATTTACAACGCACGCAAAGTTCCCTACCAAAGCATCAAAGGGCACAAAGGACTTTACCTATGGAACTTCATCGCTG CCCTTTTCGGTGCCCTGGCCCTGCTGTGTTTCCTGGCAGCTTTGAGACATCACAGTCTGACTGAGCGGGTGGCGAATTTCCACGAGAACCTCTTTGTTCTCGTGGTCCTGGATGACAGCTTGGACTGGTCCTTCTGGCTCGGTGTGGGCAGCATTGGGTCTCACTTTGCCGCCTGTGGAGTGGTGGCCATGAGCCGGATCAAACTGCCCAAACCAGAGATCAAGAAACCTGAAGAACCAACGATCTCTTCTCTGGACCTGCTCTACTGA
- the tapt1b gene encoding transmembrane anterior posterior transformation protein 1 homolog, giving the protein MADSLSSGLGDEKEKEKEDRERSRHAAKAEKNTEKDDVRETLSSKDKNGGNMGKKRNLSDLSLVRFITTELTRGYFLEHNEAKYTERRERVYTCLRIPKELEKLMTFGFFLCLDAFLYVFTLLPLRVILALLRLLTLPCCGLSGSRLLQPAQVCDVLKGFIMVLCYSMMSYVDYSMMYHLIRGQSVIKLYIIYNMLEVADRLFSSFGQDILDALYWTATEPKEKKRAHIGVIPHFLMAVLYVFLHAILIMVQATTLNVAFNSHNKSLLTIMMSNNFVEIKGSVFKKFEKNNLFQMSNSDIKERFTNYILLLIVCLRNMEQFSWNPDHLWVLFPDVVMVIASEVAVDIVKHAFITKFNDISADVYGEYRASLAFDLVSSRQKNAYTDYSDSVSRRMGFIPLPLALLLIRVVMSSVKIQGSLSFMCVLLFYLGMITLKVLNSIVLLGRSCVFVKEANMEEKLFDPPPSAVSSRVNSRAHRTKHVHIVPQPDPTIDKGGIPLSSHTTQPANMAESAAPTLPKSDSDTFLTTPDEEEDEKIINVDTGLEGGGLEPRTPKKDLLEIDRFTICGNRID; this is encoded by the exons ATGGCGGACTCGCTGTCGTCAGGTCTGGGAGacgagaaagagaaggagaaggaggacaggGAGAGGAGCAGACACGCTGCCAAAGCAGAGAAGAACACGGAGAAAGACGACGTCAGGGAGACGCTGAGCTCAAAAGATAAAAATGGCGGCAATATGGGCAAGAAACGCAACCTGTCAG ACCTGTCTCTGGTCCGATTTATAACGACTGAGCTCACCAGAGGCTACTTCTTGGAACACAATGAGGCCAAATACACAGAGCGCAGAGAGAGGGTCTACACCTGCCTCCGCATCCCCAAGGAGCTTGAGAAg TTGATGACATTCGGCTTCTTCCTCTGTCTGGATGCCTTTCTATATGTTTTCACCCTGCTGCCTCTCAGGGTGATTCTGGCCCTTTTACGGCTCCTCACTTTGCCTTGCTGTGGCCTCAG tggcTCCCGCCTACTCCAACCAGCCCAGGTGTGTGATGTGCTGAAAGGCTTTATTATGGTGCTGTGTTACTCTATGATGAGCTACGTGGATTACTCCATGATGTACCATCTGATCAGGGGACAGTCTGTCATCAAACTCTACATCATATACAACATGTTAGAG GTGGCAGACCGCCTCTTCTCATCATTTGGACAGGACATCCTTGATGCTCTGTACTGGACAGCAACAGAACCAAAGGAAAAGAAGCGCGCTCACATAGGCGTGATTCCACACTTCCTCATGGCTGTGCTATACGTCT TCCTCCATGCCATCCTCATCATGGTTCAGGCCACCACTCTCAACGTAGCCTTCAACTCTCACAACAAGTCTCTGCTCACCATCATGATGTCAAATAAC TTTGTGGAGATCAAAGGCAGTGTTTTCAAGAAGTTTGAAAAGAACAACCTCTTCCAGATGTCAAACAGTG ACATAAAAGAGAGGTTCACCAACTACATCCTCCTGCTCATCGTCTGTCTGAGAAACATGGAGCAGTTCTCCTGGAATCCTG ACCACTTGTGGGTGCTGTTTCCTGATGTCGTCATGGTGATAGCATCAGAGGTTGCGGTCGACATTGTCAAGCATGCCTTCATCACCAAATTCAACGACATCAGTGCTGAT GTGTACGGGGAATACAGAGCGAGTCTGGCCTTTGACCTCGTCAGCAGTCGACAGAAAAAT GCTTACACAGACTACAGCGACTCTGTATCCAGAAGAATGGGCTTCATCCCGCTTCCACTAGCTCTACTG TTGATCAGAGTAGTGATGAGCTCTGTGAAGATTCAGGGTTCGCTCTCTTTTATGTGTGTCCTGCTGTTTTACCTGGG GATGATCACTCTGAAGGTGCTCAACAGCATTGTTCTTCTGGGGAggtcgtgtgtgtttgtgaaagaggCCAACATGGAAGAAAAGCTCTTTGACCCTCCACCCTCGGCTGTCTCCAGTCGTGTAAACTCCAGAGCTCACCGCACCAAACATGTTCACATTGTACCACAACCAG ATCCCACAATCGACAAAGGGGGAATACCACTTTCATCACATACTACTCAGCCTGCCAACATGGCAGAGAGTGCCGCCCCTACACTCCCAAAGAGCGACTCCGACACATTCCTGACCACGCcagacgaggaggaagacgaaAAAATCATCAATGTCGACACTGGACTGGAAGGAGGTGGACTTGAACCCAGAACGCCCAAGAAAGATTTGCTGGAAATAGACCGATTCACCATCTGTGGCAACCGGATAGACTGA